Proteins from one Deltaproteobacteria bacterium genomic window:
- a CDS encoding radical SAM protein, translating into MNDKQTSRLSPIANLNANSLLINEIFLSIQGESSYAGQLCVFVRTTACNLRCSYCDTQYAFFNGEQLSLPNIIEQIDQFGVSLVEITGGEPLLQPAVFELTKTLCNKGHTVLLETNGTVEVQNVDPRAIKIIDIKTPGSGEEKNNLYSNIAKLQPKDEVKFVLTTKEDYDWAKNTINHYQLFNRCQILMSAAFGYLTPNQLAEWIVADRIPVRMQLQLHKYIWDPHKEGV; encoded by the coding sequence ATGAATGATAAACAAACTAGCCGATTGAGTCCTATCGCTAATCTGAATGCCAATTCGCTATTAATCAATGAAATTTTTTTATCGATTCAAGGCGAATCATCTTATGCAGGACAACTATGTGTTTTTGTACGCACCACTGCATGTAATTTACGCTGTAGTTATTGCGACACCCAATATGCATTTTTTAACGGTGAACAGCTATCACTTCCAAACATTATTGAACAAATTGATCAGTTCGGTGTTTCTTTGGTTGAAATCACTGGTGGTGAGCCTTTATTACAACCAGCTGTTTTTGAATTAACGAAAACCCTTTGTAATAAGGGTCATACGGTGTTGTTAGAAACCAATGGAACTGTTGAAGTTCAAAATGTTGATCCACGAGCTATAAAAATTATCGATATTAAAACGCCAGGTAGTGGTGAAGAAAAAAATAATCTCTATAGCAATATAGCAAAATTACAGCCTAAAGATGAGGTAAAGTTCGTGCTTACCACCAAAGAAGACTATGATTGGGCTAAAAATACTATCAACCACTACCAACTATTTAATCGCTGTCAAATATTAATGAGTGCAGCGTTCGGATATCTTACACCAAATCAATTGGCAGAGTGGATTGTGGCAGATCGGATACCGGTACGAATGCAATTACAGTTGCATAAATATATCTGGGATCCACATAAAGAAGGAGTGTAG